The Hyperolius riggenbachi isolate aHypRig1 chromosome 3, aHypRig1.pri, whole genome shotgun sequence genome window below encodes:
- the LOC137561324 gene encoding cholesterol 25-hydroxylase-like protein 1, member 1: MHPTIKMMTLCVWKAVYNHVIYVFPAVLVNWMWMPTGSLPVNAPSVFTLLGEVMGCLLLFDFQYFIWHVFHHKNHWLYKKVHAVHHKYVAPFSWSSQNLSGYELMTVGFWSSMNPVTLGCHPLTLWICNLLSVWMSVEDHIGYSFPWSLHQILPCGLYGGALAHDLHHQRPDTNFAPFFGHWDIIFGTCSMNENR; the protein is encoded by the coding sequence ATGCATCCAACAATAAAGATGATGACTctttgtgtctggaaggctgtgtACAACCATGTGATTTACGTATTTCCAGCTGTGCTTGTAAACTGGATGTGGATGCCAACAGGATCGTTACCAGTTAATGCGCCATCTGTATTTACTCTTCTTGGTGAGGTCATGGGATGTCTGCTATTGTTTGACTTTCAGTATTTTATATGGCATGTGTTTCACCATAAGAACCATTGGTTGTACAAGAAAGTCCATGCTGTCCACCACAAATATGTTGCCCCATTTTCATGGTCCAGTCAGAATCTTAGTGGCTATGAGCTGATGACTGTTGGCTTTTGGAGCAGCATGAACCCTGTCACATTAGGATGTCACCCTCTGACATTATGGATATGTAATTTGCTTAGTGTGTGGATGTCTGTTGAGGATCACATAGGTTACAGTTTCCCCTGGTCCCTTCATCAAATTCTGCCCTGTGGCTTATATGGAGGTGCACTGGCCCATGATCTGCATCATCAGAGACCGGACACTAACTTTGCTCCGTTTTTTGGACACTGGGACATCATTTTCGGAACATGTTCTATGAATGAAAATCGTTAA
- the LOC137561323 gene encoding cholesterol 25-hydroxylase-like protein 1, member 2 — protein MMEVLSCLSHVLDTYHHSRPLLQPVWDYLRLNYSDTMRAPLFPVVLTVSSYAIFCIPYLVFNIMGRRWPFIHKYKIQQDRNPTGPMIFHCLGVTLYNHLFFIFPAAVAQWYWRPPCPLPEDAPNILDILFGVMGSLLLFDFQYFIWHMIHHRNRWLYKTFHAIHHEYMAPFALATQCLGGWELVTVGFWTTLNPIIFRCHILTTWIFMVFHVYVSVEDHCGYDLPWSTSHLMPFGIYGGPQKHDVHHQKPMSNYAPHFTHWDKIFGTHTDFSSVKGILELDTPNKTCCASKEEDSLYDESVPATDRIAEERDFF, from the coding sequence ATGATGGAAGTGTTATCTTGTCTGTCCCATGTTCTCGATACATACCATCACAGCAGACCACTTCTTCAGCCAGTATGGGACTACCTGAGGCTCAATTACTCTGATACTATGAGAGCTCCACTTTTTCCTGTAGTCCTCACTGTGTCAAGCTACGCTATCTTTTGCATCCCTTACCTGGTCTTCAACATCATGGGTAGAAGGTGGCCCTTTATTCACAAGTATAAAATCCAGCAGGACAGGAATCCAACTGGACCAATGATTTTCCACTGCCTCGGAGTGACTCTCTACAACCACCTGTTCTTCATTTTCCCTGCTGCTGTTGCCCAGTGGTACTGGAGACCTCCATGTCCTCTACCAGAAGATGCCCCAAATATTTTGGATATCTTGTTTGGTGTGATGGGAAGCCTTCTACTGTTTGATTTCCAGTATTTCATTTGGCACATGATCCACCACAGAAATCGCTGGTTATATAAGACATTCCACGCCATTCACCATGAATACATGGCACCTTTTGCCTTAGCTACACAATGCCTTGGTGGTTGGGAGCTGGTGACTGTTGGATTCTGGACAACATTAAATCCTATTATTTTCAGATGCCACATCCTTACAACATGGATATTCATGGTATTCCATGTATACGTTTCTGTGGAAGATCACTGCGGTTATGATTTGCCTTGGTCTACTTCCCATCTCATGCCATTTGGAATCTATGGAGGTCCACAAAAACATGATGTGCACCACCAGAAGCCCATGAGCAACTATGCCCCTCACTTTACCCACTGGGATAAAATCTTTGGCACTCATACAGACTTCAGTTCTGTCAAAGGTATCCTGGAACTTGACACCCCAAATAAAACCTGCTGTGCCAGCAAAGAAGAGGACAGTCTTTATGATGAAAGTGTCCCTGCAACAGACAGAATTGCAGAGGAAAGGGACTTTTTTTAA